A window of Leptospira hartskeerlii contains these coding sequences:
- a CDS encoding SemiSWEET transporter, with amino-acid sequence MDPISLLGFIACTLTTLAFLPQLIKVILEKRTRDISRNMYLVLSVGVFFWLCYGVLKNDFPIILANGFTLLFTTTILWYKLRSKEEE; translated from the coding sequence ATGGACCCGATCTCTTTACTTGGATTTATCGCTTGTACCTTGACTACTTTGGCATTTCTACCTCAGCTGATCAAAGTGATCCTGGAAAAAAGGACCAGAGATATTTCAAGGAACATGTATCTTGTTCTTTCAGTGGGAGTGTTTTTCTGGCTTTGTTATGGGGTCTTGAAGAATGATTTTCCGATCATTCTTGCAAACGGATTTACTTTACTTTTTACCACCACAATTCTCTGGTACAAACTTCGTTCCAAAGAAGAAGAATAA